The proteins below come from a single Chloroflexota bacterium genomic window:
- a CDS encoding alcohol dehydrogenase catalytic domain-containing protein yields MRALVLDGQFAPRPDYPVTETERRTRIARKGSNVWRYTTLEVKDIPEPEVGPEDVLIRVRACGVCGSDLHLYETDEDGYLIYPSWTRLPVVIGHEFAGEVVGVGEKVTDFKVGDLVTGEQLHWCGKCSSCRRGLYNHCRNMGRFGFVTNGAFAEYVAMRDKYVWSINSLLAVYGDKDKACEAGALVEPTGISYNGLFTRAGGFLPGAVVVVYGAGPIGLTSIALSRLAGASKIIVFEVTESRRQLAQRFGADYVYNPQALAEQGSSPHEVVLELTHGEGADVQVEAAGVPKATLPEIEQSLAVGAKVVHLGRRAGAVPTSITVYQDTGSQSFGSLGHTGWGTFGNIIKLMASGRLDMTPMITARYPLEQAAEAVRSLANREGGKVMVKI; encoded by the coding sequence ATGCGAGCGTTGGTGTTGGACGGGCAGTTTGCCCCGCGTCCTGACTACCCGGTAACCGAGACGGAGCGGCGGACCCGTATCGCCCGCAAGGGGAGCAACGTGTGGCGCTACACGACTCTGGAGGTCAAGGACATCCCAGAGCCAGAGGTCGGTCCCGAAGACGTGCTCATCCGGGTTCGCGCCTGCGGCGTCTGCGGGTCCGATTTGCACCTATACGAGACCGACGAGGACGGCTACCTCATCTACCCCAGTTGGACGAGGCTGCCGGTGGTCATCGGGCACGAGTTCGCCGGCGAGGTGGTCGGCGTGGGCGAGAAGGTAACGGATTTCAAAGTTGGCGACCTGGTTACCGGAGAGCAGTTGCACTGGTGCGGCAAGTGCTCCTCGTGCCGCCGCGGGCTGTACAATCACTGTCGCAACATGGGGCGTTTTGGCTTCGTTACCAACGGCGCCTTCGCCGAGTACGTGGCCATGCGCGACAAGTATGTGTGGAGCATCAACAGTCTGCTGGCGGTGTACGGCGACAAGGATAAGGCATGCGAAGCCGGCGCGCTGGTAGAACCCACCGGCATCTCCTACAATGGCTTGTTCACGCGGGCGGGCGGGTTCCTGCCAGGCGCGGTTGTCGTGGTGTACGGCGCTGGCCCCATCGGTCTGACCAGCATCGCGCTGTCCAGGCTGGCGGGCGCCTCCAAGATCATCGTGTTTGAGGTAACGGAGTCGCGGCGCCAATTGGCGCAGCGGTTCGGCGCCGACTATGTGTACAATCCCCAGGCGCTGGCCGAGCAAGGCTCCAGCCCCCATGAGGTTGTGCTGGAACTGACCCACGGCGAGGGCGCAGACGTGCAGGTGGAAGCCGCCGGCGTTCCCAAAGCCACCCTGCCCGAGATTGAGCAGTCGCTGGCGGTGGGCGCGAAGGTGGTGCACCTAGGCCGCCGCGCCGGAGCCGTGCCCACCAGCATCACGGTGTATCAGGATACCGGCAGCCAGTCCTTCGGCAGCCTGGGCCATACCGGATGGGGCACGTTCGGCAACATCATCAAACTGATGGCCAGCGGCCGCCTGGATATGACGCCGATGATCACGGCGCGCTATCCCCTGGAACAGGCCGCCGAGGCCGTTCGCAGCCTTGCGAATCGCGAGGGCGGCAAAGTCATGGTGAAGATCTAG
- a CDS encoding Gfo/Idh/MocA family oxidoreductase — protein sequence MAERTRIAIIGLGFGVNHLQIAATLPEAELVAASDLIPERGQVAEDVGARFYQDFRQMLDKERLDGVVAVVSNDQHEPVAVECLQRGIPVLLEKPIAPTLEAADRIIAAADQSGTPLLIGHHRRFSAFVARAREMVQGGALGDLTAIAVLWTILKPKEYYQATWRTRKATGGGPLLINTIHDVDDIRYICGREVTRVFAETSNRTRGFEVEDTIAISLRLQGDVVATITTSDCVPSIWAYESTTSPWENPYFFYSPEDCYYFFGTKGSLTLPQMRHVWYPDAEKAGWQWPLQVDRLGVTPVHPLREEIRHFCRVARREEEPRTTGRDARRTLEVVLAIMKSGETGLPVQIGG from the coding sequence ATGGCTGAGAGGACTCGCATCGCCATTATCGGGCTGGGGTTTGGCGTCAACCACTTGCAGATTGCGGCGACTCTGCCCGAAGCGGAACTTGTGGCGGCGTCGGACTTGATCCCCGAGCGGGGCCAGGTGGCCGAGGATGTCGGCGCGCGCTTCTACCAGGACTTCCGCCAGATGCTGGACAAGGAGCGGCTGGATGGCGTCGTGGCGGTGGTGTCCAACGACCAGCACGAGCCGGTCGCCGTGGAGTGCCTGCAGCGCGGCATCCCGGTGCTACTGGAGAAGCCCATCGCGCCCACGCTAGAGGCGGCCGACCGCATCATCGCCGCCGCCGATCAGAGCGGCACGCCGCTGCTCATCGGGCATCACCGGCGGTTCTCGGCGTTCGTGGCGCGGGCGCGGGAGATGGTGCAGGGCGGCGCGCTGGGCGATTTGACGGCTATCGCCGTGCTGTGGACGATCTTGAAGCCCAAGGAGTACTACCAGGCGACTTGGCGGACGCGGAAGGCTACCGGCGGAGGCCCGCTGCTCATCAATACCATCCACGACGTGGATGATATTCGCTACATTTGCGGGCGCGAGGTAACCCGCGTCTTCGCCGAAACGTCCAACCGGACGCGCGGGTTTGAGGTGGAGGACACCATCGCCATCTCCCTGCGGCTGCAGGGCGATGTGGTGGCCACAATCACGACTTCGGATTGTGTGCCTTCCATCTGGGCCTATGAGTCCACCACCTCGCCGTGGGAGAATCCCTACTTCTTCTATTCGCCGGAAGATTGCTACTACTTCTTCGGCACCAAAGGCTCGCTGACCCTGCCGCAGATGCGCCACGTGTGGTATCCGGACGCCGAAAAGGCGGGCTGGCAGTGGCCTTTGCAGGTGGACCGTTTGGGCGTTACGCCGGTGCACCCGCTGCGGGAGGAGATACGCCACTTCTGCCGGGTGGCGCGACGGGAGGAAGAACCCCGGACAACCGGGCGAGACGCGCGCCGCACGCTTGAGGTGGTGTTG